Proteins encoded together in one Lathyrus oleraceus cultivar Zhongwan6 chromosome 5, CAAS_Psat_ZW6_1.0, whole genome shotgun sequence window:
- the LOC127083238 gene encoding protein WHAT'S THIS FACTOR 1 homolog, chloroplastic isoform X2, whose product MALCHPFLITNHGPVTSLTSTFLSGTTPLSFSINRKPKIYNLQNHSLSISCSSVKTVRDGTLDRHVVMKNRIRFVQKLKTLLLSKPKHYIPIHILSKCRAYLSLHKPRSLISMIHRYPSIFEPFTIPWPAVPLNATKLYPQLCVRLTPAAATLAAEELNLQYSISTVLANKLHKLLMLSSHRRLLLAKLVHLAPDLGLPPNFRARLCNDHPDKFKIVNTSYGCALELVSWDTDLAKALPPRESHSRDLIVDRPLKFKQLRLRNGLNLKRPHQEFLLKFEEMQEVCPYNIPAESLAKESIEAEKRCCAVIREVLGMTVEKRTLINHLTHFRNKLRGLIVRHPKLFYTSMKGQMDSVFLVEEFDENGNLLQKDEVLALQNKWLDLAKESKRMRKERRKARADKNIGRLSGVNQKHDESDVDSDDDIEIDKET is encoded by the exons ATGGCATTATGCCATCCTTTCTTAATCACCAATCATGGACCTGTAACTTCTCTAACTTCCACCTTTCTCTCTGGAACAACACCTTTATCCTTTTCTATCAATAGAAAACCAAAAATCTATAACCTCCAAAATCACTCTCTTTCGATTTCATGTTCTTCTGTTAAAACTGTACGCGACGGCACTCTAGATAGACATGTTGTCATGAAGAACAGAATCCGGTTTGTTCAGAAGCTGAAAACTTTGCTTCTTTCTAAACCAAAACATTACATTCCAATTCACATTTTATCCAAATGTAGGGCTTATCTTTCACTTCACAAGCCTCGGTCCTTAATTTCTATGATTCACCGATATCCGTCCATTTTTGAACCGTTTACTATCCCTTGGCCTGCCGTACCTCTCAATGCAACAAAGTTGTATCCTCAGCTCTGTGTTCGCTTAACTCCTGCTGCAGCCACCCTTGCAGCCGAGGAATTGAATCTTCAATATTCTATTTCGACGGTATTGGCAAACAAACTCCATAAACTTCTTATGTTATCATCCCACCGCCGATTGCTTTTGGCAAAACTGGTTCATCTTGCTCCTGATCTTGGTCTTCCGCCTAATTTCAGAGCCCGGTTGTGCAATGACCATCCAGACAAATTCAAGATTGTTAACACTTCATATGGCTGTGCACTTGAACTTGTATCATGGGATACCGACTTGGCAAAGGCTTTACCACCTCGCGAGTCCCATTCACGTGATTTAATAGTTGACCGAC CTTTGAAGTTCAAGCAATTGAGACTTCGAAATGGGCTTAATTTAAAGAGGCCTCACCAGGAATTCTTGCTAAAGTTTGAAGAAATGCAAGAAGTGTGCCCCTATAACATCCCCGCTGAGAGTTTGGCCAAGGAATCGATTGAGGCAGAAAAGAGATGTTGTGCTGTTATAAGAGAGGTTCTTGGAATGACAGTTGAAAAGAGGACTTTAATAAACCACTTGACCCATTTCAGAAACAAGTTGAGAGGATTGATTGTGAGGCATCCAAAGTTATTTTATACAAGTATGAAAGGGCAAATGGACTCAGTTTTTCTAGTCGAGGAGTTCGATGAGAATGGTAACTTATTACAGAAGGATGAGGTTTTAGCCTTACAAAATAAATGGTTGGACTTGGCGAAGGAGTCCAAGAGAATGAGAAAAGAGAGAAGGAAGGCTAGGGCTGATAAAAATATTGGCAGGTTGAGCGGTGTTAATCAAAAGCACGACGAGAGCGATGTTGATTCTGATGATGATATTGAGATTGATAAAGAGACATAA
- the LOC127083238 gene encoding protein WHAT'S THIS FACTOR 1, chloroplastic isoform X1, whose translation MALCHPFLITNHGPVTSLTSTFLSGTTPLSFSINRKPKIYNLQNHSLSISCSSVKTVRDGTLDRHVVMKNRIRFVQKLKTLLLSKPKHYIPIHILSKCRAYLSLHKPRSLISMIHRYPSIFEPFTIPWPAVPLNATKLYPQLCVRLTPAAATLAAEELNLQYSISTVLANKLHKLLMLSSHRRLLLAKLVHLAPDLGLPPNFRARLCNDHPDKFKIVNTSYGCALELVSWDTDLAKALPPRESHSRDLIVDRPLKFKQLRLRKGLNLKRPHQEFLLKFEEMQEVCPYSIPAESLAKESIEAEKRCCAVIREVLGMTVEKRTLIDHLTHFRKEFGLPNKLRGLIVRHPELFYTSMKGQRDSVFLVEEFDENGNLLQKDEVLALQNKWMDLAKESKRMRKERRKARADKNIGRLSGVNQKHDESDVDSDDDIEIDNFEDGYDDGFEDIFEDLDFEAEDYDNRNNLSANKIGEFWTAGPFPIQNGLDGEQKQPW comes from the coding sequence ATGGCATTATGCCATCCTTTCTTAATCACCAATCATGGACCTGTAACTTCTCTAACTTCCACCTTTCTCTCTGGAACAACACCTTTATCCTTTTCTATCAATAGAAAACCAAAAATCTATAACCTCCAAAATCACTCTCTTTCGATTTCATGTTCTTCTGTTAAAACTGTACGCGACGGCACTCTAGATAGACATGTTGTCATGAAGAACAGAATCCGGTTTGTTCAGAAGCTGAAAACTTTGCTTCTTTCTAAACCAAAACATTACATTCCAATTCACATTTTATCCAAATGTAGGGCTTATCTTTCACTTCACAAGCCTCGGTCCTTAATTTCTATGATTCACCGATATCCGTCCATTTTTGAACCGTTTACTATCCCTTGGCCTGCCGTACCTCTCAATGCAACAAAGTTGTATCCTCAGCTCTGTGTTCGCTTAACTCCTGCTGCAGCCACCCTTGCAGCCGAGGAATTGAATCTTCAATATTCTATTTCGACGGTATTGGCAAACAAACTCCATAAACTTCTTATGTTATCATCCCACCGCCGATTGCTTTTGGCAAAACTGGTTCATCTTGCTCCTGATCTTGGTCTTCCGCCTAATTTCAGAGCCCGGTTGTGCAATGACCATCCAGACAAATTCAAGATTGTTAACACTTCATATGGCTGTGCACTTGAACTTGTATCATGGGATACCGACTTGGCAAAGGCTTTACCACCTCGCGAGTCCCATTCACGTGATTTAATAGTTGACCGACCTTTGAAGTTCAAGCAATTGAGACTTAGAAAGGGGCTTAATTTAAAGAGGCCTCACCAGGAATTCTTGCTAAAGTTTGAAGAAATGCAAGAAGTGTGCCCCTATAGCATCCCCGCTGAGAGTTTGGCCAAGGAATCGATTGAGGCAGAAAAGAGATGTTGTGCTGTTATAAGAGAGGTTCTTGGAATGACAGTTGAAAAGAGGACTTTAATAGACCACTTGACCCATTTCAGAAAGGAGTTTGGCCTCCCAAACAAGTTGAGAGGATTGATTGTGAGGCATCCGGAGTTATTTTATACAAGTATGAAAGGGCAAAGGGACTCAGTTTTCCTAGTCGAGGAGTTCGATGAGAATGGTAACTTATTACAGAAGGATGAGGTTTTAGCCTTACAAAATAAATGGATGGACTTGGCGAAGGAGTCCAAGAGAATGAGAAAAGAGAGAAGGAAGGCTAGGGCTGATAAAAATATTGGCAGGTTGAGCGGTGTTAATCAAAAGCACGACGAGAGCGATGTTGATTCTGATGATGATATTGAGATTGATAATTTTGAAGATGGTTATGATGATGGTTTTGAGGATATATTTGAAGATTTGGATTTCGAAGCAGAGGATTATGACAACAGAAACAATTTGTCTGCCAACAAGATTGGGGAATTTTGGACTGCAGGACCTTTTCCAATTCAAAATGGTTTGGACGGAGAACAGAAACAACCTTGGTAA